From the genome of Vicia villosa cultivar HV-30 ecotype Madison, WI linkage group LG2, Vvil1.0, whole genome shotgun sequence, one region includes:
- the LOC131646919 gene encoding subtilisin-like protease SBT1.7 — protein sequence MQASMKKSAVIIAFTILFVYGGVCTPSKEKANYIVHMAKSETPSIFTHHSHWFQSTLRSVSPSAQILYSYDRAVHGFFTSLTAKEVQLLSNQTGILKISPDKKYQLFTTRSPQFLGLERIHATFPAFSNRSMEEIIVGVIDTGVWPESKSFDDTGYGAIPSTWKGICETSTDFPISSCNKKLIGARFFLKGFEADKGRRINATEETRSPRDNDGHGTHTASTAVGSPVRNASLFGYASGTARGMAPGARVAIYKVGWERGHVLESDIIAAIDQAIADKVNILSLSFGIISLDYYEDIMAIGTFAAMEHGIMVSCAGGNYGPGSSSITNVAPWITTVGASTIDRDFPAYITLGNNQNFTGVSLYNGSSLPDTSVSFIYAGNASLLDHDEEYKASQCMSGSLAKEKVTGKIVMCESGIPNAPEQGNTVKSLGALGMVLANLALQGEELLAEPHVLPTIVVSYKTGEAIKKYLFSSDPTKSMAKIVSERTKFGVEVSPAVARFSGRGPNLITPQILKPDLIAPGVNILAAFTRNDSPANENWDSRRVDFNIYSGTSMACPHISGIAALIMSIYPDWSPAAIRSALMTTAYPAYKNGKALLDNDSKKPATPFDFGAGHVDPVLALHPGLVYDLTVDDYLSFLCALNYSAANIETVVQRKYSCDIKKHYSITNLNYPSFAVVFEERMEVVKHMRILTNVGAAGTYKVSVQSNLSLVNVTVEPQVLRFKKDEKKSYVVTFSTTTRSERDSFGSLEWSNENTVVRSPITFSWKKLKKA from the exons ATGCAG GCCAGTATGAAGAAATCTGCTGTGATAATTGCTTTTACGATTTTGTTCGTCTATGGTGGTGTCTGCACGCCTTCTAAGGAAAAGGCTAACTATATTGTTCATATGGCGAAATCAGAAACGCCATCCATTTTCACCCACCATTCACACTGGTTTCAATCCACTCTGAGGTCGGTTTCTCCTTCCGCCCAAATTCTCTACAGCTATGACAGAGCTGTTCATGGATTTTTTACCAGTTTAACTGCCAAGGAAGTGCAACTGCTGTCAAACCAAACTGGGATTCTGAAAATTTCACCGGATAAAAAGTATCAGCTTTTTACCACTAGGAGTCCACAGTTTCTTGGATTAGAAAGAATTCATGCCACGTTCCCTGCATTCTCAAACAGAAGCATGGAGGAGATCATTGTTGGTGTTATAGACACCGGTGTTTGGCCTGAAAGCAAGAGCTTTGATGATACTGGATACGGGGCCATTCCCAGCACATGGAAAGGAATATGTGAAACAAGTACAGATTTCCCGATCTCAAGCTGTAACAAGAAGCTGATTGGTGCCAGGTTCTTTTTGAAGGGTTTTGAGGCCGATAAGGGTCGTAGGATCAACGCAACCGAGGAAACTAGGTCTCCACGAGACAATGATGGCCATGGAACCCACACAGCTAGCACGGCTGTAGGGTCTCCGGTGAGAAATGCCAGTCTTTTCGGTTACGCTTCCGGTACAGCACGTGGGATGGCCCCTGGAGCCAGAGTGGCTATATACAAGGTTGGCTGGGAACGTGGTCATGTTTTGGAGTCTGATATTATAGCCGCAATTGATCAAGCTATTGCTGACAAGGTCAATATTCTTTCGTTGTCATTCGGAATTATATCACTTGATTATTATGAGGACATCATGGCAATCGGAACCTTTGCAGCAATGGAGCATGGAATTATGGTATCTTGTGCAGGAGGAAACTATGGTCCCGGATCTTCTTCTATCACCAATGTAGCACCTTGGATTACCACAGTGGGAGCTAGCACAATTGACCGAGATTTCCCTGCATATATCACTCTCGGAAACAATCAAAATTTTACAGGAGTGTCCCTTTACAACGGTAGTTCTTTACCCGATACTTCTGTGTCATTTATATATGCAGGGAATGCAAGCCTTCTTGATCATGATGAAGAATACAAAGCTAGCCAGTGTATGTCGGGTAGCCTGGCCAAAGAAAAAGTAACCGGGAAGATCGTGATGTGTGAGTCTGGAATCCCTAATGCTCCGGAGCAAGGAAATACAGTGAAATCACTTGGTGCTTTGGGTATGGTGTTGGCCAACCTTGCTTTGCAGGGAGAGGAGTTGTTGGCAGAACCCCATGTTTTGCCAACAATAGTGGTGAGCTACAAAACTGGTGAAGCCATAAAAAAATATCTGTTTTCTTCTGATCCTACTAAATCAATGGCTAAAATTGTTTCTGAAAGAACAAAATTTGGGGTAGAGGTGTCTCCGGCTGTTGCAAGGTTTAGCGGACGAGGCCCCAATTTAATTACCCCGCAAATATTGAAGCCTGATTTAATTGCTCCAGGTGTTAACATCTTAGCAGCATTTACTAGGAATGATAGTCCCGCTAATGAGAATTGGGATTCTAGGCGCGTGGACTTTAACATTTACTCAGGCACGTCCATGGCATGCCCTCACATCAGTGGGATAGCAGCTTTAATCATGTCGATTTATCCAGATTGGAGCCCAGCTGCCATTCGATCTGCGCTGATGACGACTGCTTATCCGGCTTACAAGAATGGAAAGGCGTTGTTGGACAATGATAGCAAAAAGCCTGCGACACCCTTTGATTTTGGGGCTGGACACGTGGACCCTGTTCTTGCACTACATCCCGGACTTGTGTATGATCTGACAGTTGATGATTATTTGAGCTTCCTCTGTGCATTGAACTACTCAGCTGCAAATATTGAAACCGTGGTGCAAAGAAAGTATAGTTGTGACATAAAGAAACATTACAGTATAACAAACCTCAATTACCCTTCATTTGCTGTGGTGTTTGAAGAAAGGATGGAGGTTGTTAAACACATGCGTATTCTAACGAACGTGGGGGCTGCTGGAACCTACAAAGTTTCGGTTCAATCAAACCTATCTCTGGTAAATGTGACTGTTGAGCCACAAGTGCTAAGGTTCAAAAAGGATGAGAAAAAGTCATATGTTGTTACATTTTCTACTACAACAAGGTCAGAAAGAGATAGTTTTGGAAGCTTAGAATGGTCCAATGAAAATACTGTTGTGAGAAGTCCAATAACATTCAGTTGGAAAAAGCTTAAAAAAGCTTGA